CGTGGCACTCGCCGCCCTCGGCCTCGCCGGCCCCGCCCATGCCACCGCACCGCCACTGCCGCACCTCGACATCACCGGCGACTACGTCACCGGCGTCTCCTCCGGCGGCTTCATGGCCACCCAGCTGCAGGTCGCCTACTCCCGCACGTTCCAGGGCGCAGGCATCATCGCCGCGGGTCCGTACGACTGCGGCCAGGGCACCGTCATCGGCGTCGACGCCTGCGACCTCGGCATCGGCCTGCCCGTACTGGAGCAGCGGGCCGCCACCTGGGCGCAGCAGGGACTCATCGACCCGCTGTCCAACCTGCGGAACAAGCCCGTCTACACCTACCACGGCGTCCTGGACCCGGTGGTCAACCCGGTGCTCTCGGCCGCCGGCGTCAGCTTCTACCAGCACTTCGGCGCACGCACGACCTACCACGACCGGGATCCGGCCGGTCACGCCTGGGTCACCCCCTACGGCCCGGTCCCCTGCGGCGCGACCGCCCCGCCGTTCATGAGCAACTGCTTCGACGATCCCGAGGGCGGGATGCTGCGCACCTGGCTCGGCGACGTCAACGCCCCCAACACCGGCACCCCGCAGGGCACCCTGCTCCACTTCGACCAGGACGCCTACGTCCCCGGTGGGTGGGGTCCGGCCCTGTCCATGGACGACACCGCCCAGGCCTACATCCCAGCGTCCTGCGCCGCCGGCGCTCCCTGCAAGCTGGTCGTCGCCCTGCACGGCTGCCTCTCCGGCCAGTACCTGCTCGGCGACACCTTCGCCGCGCGGGGCAACCTCGACACCTACGCCGACACCAACGACCTCGTCGTCCTCTACCCGCAGGCCATCTCCTCGCTCCTGCCGGTCAATCCGCAGGGCTGCTGGGACTGGTTCGGCTACGACGGCGCCGACTTCGCCGTCAGGAGCGCGCCGCAGATGACCGCCATCATGAACATGGTTCACGCGCTGGGCGGCTGAGCAGCCGTCCGGTCCGCGCCGCCTACGGCCCACGGGTGCTGCGTCCGTGCGCAGCGATCGGCCGACCGGGTCCGGGCTCCCGCAGTGGCCGCTCGTCCTCCCTGCGAAGGAACTGCACCCTTTGCCGATGCCGGT
This genomic interval from Streptacidiphilus rugosus AM-16 contains the following:
- a CDS encoding extracellular catalytic domain type 2 short-chain-length polyhydroxyalkanoate depolymerase, coding for MNVRSLTRTARTAIVLASTVALAALGLAGPAHATAPPLPHLDITGDYVTGVSSGGFMATQLQVAYSRTFQGAGIIAAGPYDCGQGTVIGVDACDLGIGLPVLEQRAATWAQQGLIDPLSNLRNKPVYTYHGVLDPVVNPVLSAAGVSFYQHFGARTTYHDRDPAGHAWVTPYGPVPCGATAPPFMSNCFDDPEGGMLRTWLGDVNAPNTGTPQGTLLHFDQDAYVPGGWGPALSMDDTAQAYIPASCAAGAPCKLVVALHGCLSGQYLLGDTFAARGNLDTYADTNDLVVLYPQAISSLLPVNPQGCWDWFGYDGADFAVRSAPQMTAIMNMVHALGG